From Camelina sativa cultivar DH55 chromosome 7, Cs, whole genome shotgun sequence, one genomic window encodes:
- the LOC104700651 gene encoding zinc finger protein ZAT12-like, protein MERERSDMEMINKMASCLILLSKNHQNDTKSRVFACKTCNKEFPSFQALGGHRASHRRSAALEGHAPPSPKRVKPVKHECPICGAEFAVGQALGGHMRKHRGGAGGGGGRSLAPATAPVTMKKSGGGNGKRVLCLDLNLTPLENEDLKLELGRLIF, encoded by the coding sequence ATGGAAAGGGAAAGATCAGATATGGAGATGATAAACAAGATGGCTAGTTGTTTGATTCTTCTATCAAAGAATCATCAAAACGACACCAAAAGCCGTGTTTTCGCGTGCAAGACATGCAACAAAGAGTTCCCGTCGTTTCAAGCCTTGGGAGGCCATCGAGCCAGCCACAGGCGATCGGCAGCACTTGAAGGCCACGCACCTCCTTCTCCCAAGAGAGTCAAACCGGTGAAACACGAGTGTCCCATATGTGGTGCTGAGTTCGCCGTAGGGCAAGCCTTGGGTGGTCACATGAGGAAGCATAGAGGTGgagcaggaggaggaggtggcCGGAGTTTGGCTCCTGCTACGGCGCCGGTGACGATGAAGAAGTCTGGCGGTGGTAATGGAAAGAGGGTTTTGTGTTTGGATTTGAACTTGACGCCTTTAGAGAACGAAGATTTGAAGTTGGAGCTTGGGAGgttgattttctaa